CACTATTCCTGCTGAACACTCTGCCAGCGAGCACCGTTAAGGTCGCCTTACAATGACAACATTCCTGCCGGCGTTGCTCGGCGTCGCAGGTGGTTGCGCTTCCCAGGTAGCCCTGTTAAACGTCAAATAGATCTGCCGCAAGCTCATGCGCCGTGCAAATAGGAACGCACACAGGGGCGCGCAAGCTCCTGATTGACCGCTCTGAAGTAAAAACACCGAGAAGCCAACCGGGCCGCCTACACCGTTGTGTCTGGCGCGCCGGCAAACAGTGCCCTAACCGGTAACTGTATTGGAATAGTGGCTGCCGGCAGTTCGTCCTGTTCGCTCACCTGCCCAGTGCGCGTATAGGTACCTTGCACCACATCCGGCTCGCTATGCACCAGAATGTCACGCAGCGCTGGGCGCACCAGCCAGAACTCGGGAACCCCCGCACGCGCATACGCTTCACGCTTGATCATGGTGTCCTGCTCGACACTGCCTGGCGACACGACCTCGACGATCAGATCTGGCACGCCGCGAATCCGGCGATCCGCAATAATCGCGGCGTGATCACGCCGCACCAGCAGAAAATCGGGCTGCACCGGATCGCACCCCGGCATCAGCACGCCGATCGGTGCAATAAACGCATAGCCCCAGCCGCGATCTTCCAGCACATGGCCCACCAGCCGCAACAATCGCGAGATGATCCACTGATGAAACGTGCTGGGCGCGGTGGTCATATACAACACTCCGTCAATGATCTCATAGCGGTTGCCATCATCGGGCAATGCTTCCCAGCGCGCAAAATTCCAATCAGTGGTGAGCGAGCGCAGCGCTAATTCAGGGTAGGTGGGTGTTACAGTCATCGACCCCTCCTTGTTGGGATCGGCATGATAGCCTGCCGACAATCGGGTGTCAACTGGTGAATCGCGAGATCATGGCACAAGCACAGGGCTACCGCACCTCCTGAAGTGGCTGGCTTCACATCGGCAGCGCCACAGCGGTTTACCTGCGGGCATTCCTCGAGCAGACCGGTGGGGCCGGCCAAGCGCTCCTACAGCTTCAATGGCGCGAAGTGGCCGTGCGCCGCACCAGCGGCGCGAGCAGCGCGGGCGCCTGAGGCGCCCGCACCCACTGCCGAAGCCGCGCCGGTGGCTGAGCCGAGCGCGCCTGCCAATCGCGCCGCCGCACCAAGCCCGCGGCGTAGGCAAGCGGCGCCCAAACGCGGCAGTGCGAGCACACCCTGGCGTTTGGCGAGCGTGGATATTGCGCTCAAGCCCGCTGGCTCAGCACACACTTATCGCTCGGCGTTGCTGCTGAGCGATACACGTTGTTCCAGGAACTCCAGCACCACGCGATTGAATTCAGCTGGCCACTCCATGTTCGGCAGGTGCGCGCAGTTAGGCAGAATGGCTTTGCGCGCCTGCGGGATGTTGCTCGCCAGCACGTCGGCCGCACGCAGTAGCTCGGGATGGTCAAGCGCCCCGGCGATGATCAGCGTCGGCGCTGACACTTCGCCCAGCCGTTGCGTCGCCGGCGGGTTGAACCGATTCGCCGACGCGGGATCGGCCTGCAGCAGGGTGCGGTTGGCGACTGCGCGCTGGCCGATCGCGGCGACGCGCGCACGAACGTGCGGGTTGACCTGGCCCGCCTCGCGGAATGGGCCATCGACCCAGATGCGACACTGTAGCTCCGATGCGCGCTCATACTCGCCTTGCCCGAGCGCTGCGAATAGCTCCAGCAGATCGCGCGGTGGCTCGCCTTGCAGCGCGAAGCCGCTCGGCACCGTCGACACAAGCACCAGCGCCGCGACGCACTCGGGGTGCTCGAGCGCGACGTCCAGCACTGCCTCGCCACCCAGCGAGCAGCCGATCAGGATCGCTCGCACGACACCGAGGTGTTCGAGCAGCTGGTGCAGCTCGTCGCGGCGGATCATCGGCGCGAACAGTGGATCCGACTCGCCATAGCCGCGCATGTCGTAGCGGATCACGCGGTAGCGCTGGGCCAAGTCGTGCCACTGGTCGTCCCACATTCGCCGATCGACGCAGCCCGCGTGTGCCAGCACCAGCACCTCGCCGTCGCCGGCGATCTCGTAGGCGATCCGGCCCTGGTCAAGTTGAACAGCGCCACCTGTCGTATGGGTCATTGCCTGCCTCCTGCTTGCTCCAATTGTCGGAGCATTGGAGTCATGGTATGCTTACTTGGGTGACATCTCCTGTCATCCGAGTGACCGACTGCTGCTGATGTGAGGCACACATGCGCGCTGACCGGCTGCTGGCGATCATGATGCTGCTTCAGACGCGCGGGCGCCTGACTGCGCAGGCGCTGGCTGACAAGCTCGAGGTCTCACGGCGCACGATCTTGCGCGACATCGACGCGCTGGCCGTCGCCGGCGTGCCCGTTTATGCCGAGGGCGGGCACGGGGGCGGCATCTCGCTCGATGAGCACTACCGCACCGCGCTGGCCGGAATGCAGGAGCAGGAGGCGCGCACGCTGTTTATCGGCGACAACACCCAGCTGCTCAGCGAGATTGGGCTAGGCGGCGCAGCCGAGCGAACCATGCTGAAGCTGCGTGCAGTGCTGCCGGAACTCCACCAGTCGGCGGTCGAGCACACGCGCCAGCGCATTCTGATCGACCCGGCCTGGTGGTGGCACGATGCCCAGCCGTTGCCCTGGTGGGACGACCTGCAGCAGGCGGTCGACCAGGATCGCTGTATTCAGGCCGTGTATGTGCGCCAGAGTGGCGAGATGACCGAGCGCGTGCTGGAGCCATACAGCCTCGTGGCCAAGTCGAGCGTCTGGTATCTCGTTGCTGGCCACGCGGGCGTGCTGCGAACCTATCGGGTGGTGCGCTTTCGTTCGGTCGTGCTGCTCGACGCGCGCTTTCAGCGCCGTGCCGACTTTGACCTGCCCACGTATTGGCGCCAACAGCTGCATCAGTTCGGCGAGTTGGTGGATGGGTATGGCTTTACACTGCGCGTACACCCCGA
The sequence above is drawn from the Candidatus Kouleothrix ribensis genome and encodes:
- a CDS encoding Uma2 family endonuclease — protein: MTVTPTYPELALRSLTTDWNFARWEALPDDGNRYEIIDGVLYMTTAPSTFHQWIISRLLRLVGHVLEDRGWGYAFIAPIGVLMPGCDPVQPDFLLVRRDHAAIIADRRIRGVPDLIVEVVSPGSVEQDTMIKREAYARAGVPEFWLVRPALRDILVHSEPDVVQGTYTRTGQVSEQDELPAATIPIQLPVRALFAGAPDTTV
- a CDS encoding alpha/beta hydrolase encodes the protein MTHTTGGAVQLDQGRIAYEIAGDGEVLVLAHAGCVDRRMWDDQWHDLAQRYRVIRYDMRGYGESDPLFAPMIRRDELHQLLEHLGVVRAILIGCSLGGEAVLDVALEHPECVAALVLVSTVPSGFALQGEPPRDLLELFAALGQGEYERASELQCRIWVDGPFREAGQVNPHVRARVAAIGQRAVANRTLLQADPASANRFNPPATQRLGEVSAPTLIIAGALDHPELLRAADVLASNIPQARKAILPNCAHLPNMEWPAEFNRVVLEFLEQRVSLSSNAER
- a CDS encoding YafY family transcriptional regulator; this translates as MRADRLLAIMMLLQTRGRLTAQALADKLEVSRRTILRDIDALAVAGVPVYAEGGHGGGISLDEHYRTALAGMQEQEARTLFIGDNTQLLSEIGLGGAAERTMLKLRAVLPELHQSAVEHTRQRILIDPAWWWHDAQPLPWWDDLQQAVDQDRCIQAVYVRQSGEMTERVLEPYSLVAKSSVWYLVAGHAGVLRTYRVVRFRSVVLLDARFQRRADFDLPTYWRQQLHQFGELVDGYGFTLRVHPEHIHVIREIMPGRYQQLGVAEGDGWLTLRLQLASQDLAKMLVLGLGAHAIVVEPAELQQAVLDTARAILSGAQR